The sequence CGTTGTCACGGCGCTTGCGGTGTTCATGCCCGCATCCAGGGAGGGAGGCAATCCAAAGGCGAAGATGATGCGCGCCATCCAGTCGGCAAGGCTTGAAACGGTCGCCGAACTTGCAGGCAAAGAGAGCGACGAAATCGTCACCACCCTTGCCGGAAAGGGCATCAAGGTTGACGATCCGTCCATGACCGTTCGCGAGATCGCAAAACGGAACGACAAGGAAGCAATGGAGGTACTTGGACTGGTGTTCAGGTGAGCGGACTTTTCTTTACTGCACAAAAGCCGGGACGATGCCCGGCTTTTGTCTTTTGATGAGGTTTTTCGACTTCTCGAAAAACCGATGAGTTCAGCATGGAACTCCTCAAATCTTCCTGTCAGAGCCCGATGGCATGGAAAAGGAGCGGCAGGGCACAAAGCCCGATGGCAATATTGGTCGCCCCGCACATTTTCGTGATGATTGCGTTCGGCTTGTACCAGGTAAAGGGCAGCAGAAACGTCAGCACATTGATGAGCACCAGCACGGTGCCTAACGGCCAGATTTTGCCGAGAAGGAATGCCTTGTAGCTGAACACCGCAGTCATGAAAAAGATGCCGATAAAAAAGTGCGCATAGACCTTTTTGTCGCCGGGATTGTAGAAATGCATCGCTACGACAACCCAGAACAGCCCGTAGGTTGCAAAAATGGTTCCGATATAAATCCGGGATTCAGGCGGCATGCCGACATCGAACAGGTAGAGAGAGAGCGCGGTGAAAATCTGCGCGACACCGCCGAACCAGAGGGCGACGTTAGCGAGATTTTTTCCCAGCTTCTCGTGGTCGGTTTCTCCGTCGATACCAAGTCCCAGCTGTTCGAGACCGAATACCCAAACGGTAACCATAAGACCGAATACGCCGATCGCCTCCGGATTTACTGCATTCATCGGAATGTTGCTCCTTTCTGTTAATGATTGGTAGTGTACTGCTTCCGCATAGATCACAATTGTTATCAATGCGGAGGGCGGAATCTACGTTTTTTAACAGAAAAGCGAAGACGGTTTTTCATTGCTTGTCCGGCCGGCTTTGAGTGTGAGCGGCCATGCAACCGTTCTTCGGGAGGCGTCGTTCCAGTGCAGAACGAGCCTTTTTTCCAGGCCGGCAACGGGATCGCGACCGTTTTTGCCGATAAACCGGCTGACGGCGGACCAGGTTCGTATGTAACCGAGCAGTTCCTCCCTTGTCCACGAAACGCGCATGCTGAATACCGGGCTCTTCAGTTCAGGCATCGGCAGTTCAATGTCTGCATAACCGGAGTCTGCCATCGACCGCTCTTCAGGCCAGTATGGTCCCATCTCGTCGTGATAGAACTCCCTTATGATCTCTCCGGTTTCCGGCCCTTCCACCGCAACAGCTCCGTATGCCCATACGGCAAGCACCCCGCCAGGGACAAGCACCCTCTCCGCTTCCCTGAAGAACCGGCCGATATCGAGCCAGTGCAGGGCCTGCGCAACCGTAACCAGATCGACGCTTCCTGTTTGTATTTCCGAAGCCTCGGCCGGTACAATCCGGTAATCGATACGGGGATGCAACGCGGCGGCCGCTATCTGTTCCCGGCTGGCATCGGTTGCCGTGACGTGCCCGAAATACCGGGCAAGACCAAGAGCCGCCTGTCCGGTGCCGGTCGCGCAGTCCCATGCGTGGCTTCGTGCCGGCGCAACCGATGCCAGCCACCTGAAGAGCGTTTCCGGGTACGAAGGACGGAAGGCGGCATAGTTTGCCGATACTCCGGAAAAGTGGTCGTGGAATTGATGGCGGGATCCCTCCCGGGGCGATGTGCGGCTATTCATAGCGGCGAACGGGTTTTTTGCGTACTTCTTGCGGTCTGAGCGAGCCTCCGTTGAAGGAGCAGGAAAAGATCCGAGATGAGTCGCAACCGGTCATCGAGGCTCCCTGGAGTTCCGTTTGTGGATGACCGGGCTGGAGGCAACGAGTTCTTTTAAAGACAAAATAGGATGAAAAAACCGGCAATCCGAGATGCATGAACGCCCCTGTCGTTTCCTGAAAGCGAAAGGTATTGTCGTGAGCGATCCAATCATGTCCGTTCGCCGGATTCACTTGTTTCCTTTTCCGACTTGTCGAATTTGAAAATATTCGGCAGCGTCATGACCGCCGCAATTCATCCGTTTCTGCGGTGACTCCCATGATCTCAGCGCGGGATGCTCTCTTCAAGCGCATATGAGTCCGCTCAAACCGCGTTGGTTTCAAGGCTTCCAGTTTCTGACGACGATAATGGCAAAACAACAATAACTCGAAAGGAGGAATGGTATGGCTACTATTCAGACTGATTTCGACAGCTACAAAATCTGGTATAACAGCGGTCATCCCTATGAGGCCCATATTTACGTTTATAAAGCCGGAAAGTATGTGGGACGTATCGTTTTCTTCAAGGATGGGGCGGCTATACCCCCCAATGCCAGTTATCCGGAGCCGTCGATTCACTATCCGCTGAGCAGATTCAACGATGTGGTGAATATTCTTCGCCAGGAAAAACCTCTCTATCTTTTCCTGAATCTCGACAACAAAATCGGTCACCTCGCAACGTCTGAACTGGAACCTGCCGG comes from Chlorobium limicola DSM 245 and encodes:
- a CDS encoding class I SAM-dependent methyltransferase, which gives rise to MNSRTSPREGSRHQFHDHFSGVSANYAAFRPSYPETLFRWLASVAPARSHAWDCATGTGQAALGLARYFGHVTATDASREQIAAAALHPRIDYRIVPAEASEIQTGSVDLVTVAQALHWLDIGRFFREAERVLVPGGVLAVWAYGAVAVEGPETGEIIREFYHDEMGPYWPEERSMADSGYADIELPMPELKSPVFSMRVSWTREELLGYIRTWSAVSRFIGKNGRDPVAGLEKRLVLHWNDASRRTVAWPLTLKAGRTSNEKPSSLFC
- a CDS encoding DUF4405 domain-containing protein, with product MSTTMRSWATPLAIGSFIILAVTGILMFFKIEGGYIKPVHEWLSWLMVAGVVLHTIANWKVFVSYFSKIPAVSIISVGVVVTALAVFMPASREGGNPKAKMMRAIQSARLETVAELAGKESDEIVTTLAGKGIKVDDPSMTVREIAKRNDKEAMEVLGLVFR
- a CDS encoding acetate uptake transporter family protein; this translates as MNAVNPEAIGVFGLMVTVWVFGLEQLGLGIDGETDHEKLGKNLANVALWFGGVAQIFTALSLYLFDVGMPPESRIYIGTIFATYGLFWVVVAMHFYNPGDKKVYAHFFIGIFFMTAVFSYKAFLLGKIWPLGTVLVLINVLTFLLPFTWYKPNAIITKMCGATNIAIGLCALPLLFHAIGL